ACCTCGCCGCTCGCGGTGCGGCGGCCGTGGAAGTTCGGCCCGTACCAGGAGGCCACGCCCTCCTCGACGTAGCCCAGCGGGGCCGCGGGCGGCGGCGGGGGGCCGGGCACGACGAGGACCTGACCGGGGTGGATGCGGTCATCCGTCAGCCCGTTGGCCGCGCGCAGCGCCTCGACGCTGATCCCGAAGCGGCGCGCGATGGCGAAAAGGGTGTCGCCCGGCTGGACGACGTGCACCCGCGCTATCGTCGTAGGCGCGGCCGCGGCGGCGGGCGCCGACGCCCGCGGGGCGCAAGCGGCGAGCGCCGCGAGCAGCAGGACCGCGAACACCGGCCGCACGCCTCAGACCTCCGTCCAGCCCCGGGGGCTGTGGCTGAGCAGCTCGAGTCCGTTTTCGGTGACGACGGCCAGCTCCTCGATGCGCACCCCGCCCCGGCCGGGCAGGTAGACGCCGGGCTCGAGGGTGACGACCATTCCCGGCTCCAGCACCTCTTCCGAACGCGCGTTCAGGAAGGGGGCCTCGTGGATCTCCAACCCCACGCCGTGCCCCAGGGAGTGCACGAACTGGGGGCCGTATCCGGCGGCCTCGATGACGCGGCGCGCCACGGCGTCGAGCTCGCGCGCCGCCACGCCGGGCCGGGCCGCCTCCAGCGCCGCCTCCAGCGCCTCCAGGACCACGTCGAAGACGCGGCGCATCTCGCCGGTGACTTCGCCTACGGCGACGGTGCGGGTCATGTCGGAGTGGTAGCCGCCGACGACGGCCCCGAA
This genomic stretch from Oceanithermus profundus DSM 14977 harbors:
- a CDS encoding septal ring lytic transglycosylase RlpA family protein, with amino-acid sequence MRPVFAVLLLAALAACAPRASAPAAAAAPTTIARVHVVQPGDTLFAIARRFGISVEALRAANGLTDDRIHPGQVLVVPGPPPPPAAPLGYVEEGVASWYGPNFHGRRTASGEVFDMYAYTAAHRTLPFGSVVRVTRLDTGARVTVRINDRGPFKKNRILDLSYAAAREIGLIRTGTARVRIEVVGYED